In Plasmodium falciparum 3D7 genome assembly, chromosome: 13, the following are encoded in one genomic region:
- a CDS encoding 60S ribosomal protein L24, putative gives MSQIKTTVKTEACSFSEYRIYPGRGQKYIARDGKVYFYLSSKFASLALQKKKAAKLRWTQTWRRNNKKTKIETTQRRRYKKTIKVQKAVCGLTVEDIRNRKAYVQSIEAKNKAKFGTKEKEDKKKTKDDKKKNLVHFQQKKDFTKSKMLNMAKSKMHKMMKK, from the exons ATGTCACAAATTAAAACTACTGTAAAAACTGAAGCCTGTTCATTTAGTGAGTATAGGATATACCCAGGAAGAGGTCAGAAATATATAGCAAGAGATGGAAaggtttatttttatttatcatcAAAATTTGCTTCCTTAGCTTTACAAAAGAAGAAGGCAGCTAAACTAAGATGGACACAa aCATGGAGaagaaataacaaaaaaacaaaaattgaaACAACTCAAAGAAGGAGATACAAGAAAACTATAAAAGTACAAAAGGCTGTATGTGGATTGACCGTTGAAGATATAAGAAATAGAAAAGCTTATGTCCAAAGCATAGAAGCAAAA aaCAAGGCCAAATTTGGAACaaaggaaaaagaagataagaaaaaaacaaaagacgacaagaaaaaaaacctTGTACATTTTCAACAGAAAAAAGATTTTACAAAATCAAAAATGTTAAATATGGCTAAAAGTAAAATGCataaaatgatgaaaaaataa